A genomic segment from Syngnathus scovelli strain Florida chromosome 3, RoL_Ssco_1.2, whole genome shotgun sequence encodes:
- the plat gene encoding tissue-type plasminogen activator isoform X3, with amino-acid sequence MSRILLLVLTALFCYLADSAELLRSKRGTRFYRDCYTSHCYNGGTCKEAVYSSDYICQCPAGFSGTQCEINTKEKCVVGSGEAYRGTWSITKSGAECINWNATALRGKKFTARKVDASSLGLGNHNFCRNPDHDGTPWCYTYKGTQIIWEFCSLPKCSEDKFDECMRGIGLTYRGTESVTKSGARCLPWDSPAIAHKFNNAWQSDALQVGLGSHSYCRNPDGDEGPWCHVYKNTRLTWELCDVPKCTDHLSTITPLGPRAPVTTNNQGICGQRSDNTLSKPTFRMFGGRQSDISEQPWQAVINVYQARLRKHFHRCGGILIDSCWILSAAHCFEPTDKPSKLEVILGRTFRKENSSSEQIFKVEKYWIHEKFDNESFDNDIALLKLQTDIGVCAVNTPEVLPACLPEPGLVLPDWTECEISGYGKDSEFSAHYSERVKRGFVRLWPKERCVPGVLSGRTVTANMLCAGDTRGLDDACKGDSGGPLVCRSNDKMTLMGVISWGDGCGQRDKPGVYTRVTRYIDWIHGKMTANPI; translated from the exons ACTGCTACACGTCTCATTGCTACAACGGGGGGACATGCAAGGAGGCCGTGTATTCTTCGGACTATATTTGCCAGTGCCCCGCAGGTTTCAGTGGAACCCAGTGTGAGATCA ACACCAAAGAGAAGTGCGTCGTGGGGAGCGGGGAAGCCTATCGCGGAACGTGGAGTATCACCAAGTCGGGAGCAGAGTGCATCAACTGGAACGCCACGGCGCTCAGGGGAAAGAAGTTCACCGCCAGGAAAGTGGACGCCAGCAGCTTGGGATTGGGCAACCACAACTTCTGCAG GAACCCTGACCATGACGGCACTCCTTGGTGCTACACCTACAAAGGCACTCAAATCATCTGGGAGTTTTGTTCCTTGCCCAAGTGTTCAGAAG ATAAATTCGACGAATGCATGCGAGGGATCGGTCTGACGTACAGGGGCACCGAGTCGGTCACTAAAAGCGGCGCCCGCTGTCTCCCTTGGGACTCTCCGGCCATCGCGCACAAGTTCAACAACGCTTGGCAGTCCGACGCCCTCCAAGTGGGCCTGGGCAGCCACAGCTACTGCAG GAATCCTGATGGTGATGAAGGCCCGTGGTGTCATGTATACAAAAACACGCGGCTGACTTGGGAGCTCTGCGATGTGCCTAAAtgca CGGATCATCTATCCACCATCACACCATTGGGCCCTCGAGCCCCCGTAACCACCAACAACCAAG GGATATGCGGCCAGCGTTCGGATAACACCCTGAGCAAGCCTACCTTCCGCATGTTCGGAGGTCGCCAGAGCGATATTTCTGAACAGCCCTGGCAGGCCGTCATTAACGTTTACCAGGCTCGTCTGCGGAAACATTTCCACCGCTGCGGGGGGATTCTCATCGACTCCTGTTGGATCCtgtctgctgctcactgcttcgAGCCCAC GGATAAACCCTCAAAGTTGGAGGTCATTCTGGGCAGGACGTTCCGCAAAGAGAATTCCAGCAGTGAGCAGATTTTCAAAGTGGAAAAATACTGGATCCACGAGAAATTTGACAACGAGTCGTTCGACAATGACATAG CTCTGCTGAAGCTCCAGACAGACATTGGCGTGTGCGCTGTCAACACCCCGGAGGTTCTCCCCGCGTGTCTTCCTGAACCTGGTCTGGTATTACCTGACTGGACCGAGTGCGAGATCTCAGGCTACGGGAAAGACTCCGAGT TTTCTGCCCATTACTCTGAGCGTGTCAAGAGAGGTTTTGTTCGCCTGTGGCCCAAAGAGCGTTGTGTCCCTGGTGTGCTGTCTGGACGTACGGTTACCGCTAACATGCTGTGTGCGGGCGACACAAGAGGTCTGGATGATGCCTGCAAG GGAGACTCTGGCGGTCCTCTCGTCTGCCGCTCCAACGACAAAATGACCCTGATGGGCGTCATCAGCTGGGGTGACGGGTGCGGCCAGAGGGACAAGCCTGGCGTCTACACCCGCGTCACCCGTTACATCGACTGGATTCACGGCAAAATGACGGCCAACCCCATCTGA